In a genomic window of Paramicrobacterium chengjingii:
- the rpsR gene encoding 30S ribosomal protein S18 produces the protein MAGKSSGQGRKPSRGKGAKASAPAKSIRVGVIDYKDVATLRKFISERGKIRARRITGVSVQEQRLIARAIKNAREMALLPYAGSGR, from the coding sequence ATGGCTGGAAAGTCGAGCGGCCAGGGCCGCAAGCCTTCCCGCGGTAAGGGTGCAAAGGCATCCGCCCCGGCGAAGTCAATTCGTGTCGGCGTCATTGATTACAAGGACGTCGCCACACTCCGCAAGTTCATCTCAGAGCGTGGAAAGATCCGCGCACGTCGCATCACCGGTGTCTCCGTGCAGGAACAGCGCCTGATCGCACGGGCAATCAAGAACGCCCGCGAAATGGCACTTCTGCCCTACGCCGGCTCGGGCCGCTAA
- a CDS encoding HNH endonuclease, with protein sequence MLNAAATPGFETPEGPDAAAVRAAENILADAAELAKIDPATLSADALLTYTGLLGNITRVVEGRQIGNVGDIARRSDTDAGFDGVAARHGSSSPTALFEKVTGVKNSTAHRYTKVAEQATPRVSDTGLPLDPIFTQTAAALAEGTIGLDVAEVITSALAPVLSRVAPEQADWAETTLLGNATGAYDEIPVTADALRQQARMFCVALDPDGVEPTAEELHQARALVFRHQDDGSMRITGTLSPEQAAQVTPVFDAFMSKRTSPKFMETEELAAHGEEPEARSRQQERADVFTAIIGGTGKQQSAPKLHGRGPTVLVTVKNDDLENGAGAAWSPGTPAPLPMSFVTQMQCDGDTRQVRIDEHGDVLNLGYARREFTPKQRLALIARDGGTCVAMDCDIPAWLCEAHHVHGWAKDGKTDATNGVMLCWFHHRLVERGEWALTRDNTGHPRLIPPDWYVNRLYLGRRRKPGHNSPDDGRDPPGPGRDTRPRT encoded by the coding sequence ATGCTAAACGCAGCGGCGACACCGGGATTCGAGACCCCAGAGGGTCCGGATGCTGCAGCTGTGCGTGCCGCGGAGAACATTCTGGCGGATGCTGCTGAGCTCGCCAAAATTGATCCGGCCACACTGTCTGCCGACGCCCTCCTGACCTATACCGGGCTGTTGGGAAACATCACCCGTGTTGTCGAGGGCCGCCAAATCGGCAATGTCGGAGACATTGCCCGGCGCTCCGATACCGATGCGGGTTTTGATGGTGTGGCGGCCCGTCACGGGTCCTCGTCTCCGACGGCATTGTTTGAGAAGGTGACGGGGGTGAAGAACTCCACAGCGCACCGATACACGAAAGTCGCCGAACAGGCGACACCGCGGGTGTCTGACACGGGGTTGCCTCTCGATCCAATCTTCACCCAGACGGCTGCGGCGCTTGCTGAGGGCACGATCGGTCTGGATGTTGCCGAGGTGATCACATCAGCGTTGGCGCCGGTACTGTCGCGGGTGGCACCGGAACAAGCAGACTGGGCCGAGACCACACTGCTCGGCAACGCAACAGGTGCATACGATGAGATCCCCGTCACGGCGGATGCCCTGCGTCAGCAGGCACGCATGTTCTGTGTCGCACTTGATCCGGATGGTGTGGAACCCACAGCGGAAGAACTCCATCAGGCACGTGCTCTGGTGTTTCGTCACCAGGACGACGGGAGTATGAGAATCACCGGCACCCTGTCCCCGGAACAGGCAGCACAGGTGACACCCGTGTTTGACGCATTCATGTCCAAGAGAACATCACCGAAGTTCATGGAGACCGAAGAACTCGCCGCCCACGGTGAGGAACCGGAAGCACGGTCGAGGCAGCAGGAACGTGCTGACGTGTTCACAGCGATCATCGGCGGCACCGGGAAACAACAGTCCGCACCCAAACTCCACGGCAGAGGACCCACCGTGCTCGTCACAGTGAAGAACGATGACCTTGAGAACGGTGCGGGTGCTGCCTGGTCGCCGGGAACCCCGGCACCGTTACCAATGAGCTTTGTGACACAGATGCAGTGTGACGGCGACACCCGACAGGTGCGTATTGATGAGCACGGTGACGTGTTGAACCTCGGGTATGCCAGACGTGAGTTCACCCCGAAGCAACGCCTCGCGCTCATCGCCCGCGATGGCGGCACGTGTGTTGCCATGGACTGTGACATCCCCGCCTGGCTCTGTGAAGCACACCACGTGCACGGGTGGGCGAAAGACGGGAAGACCGACGCCACGAACGGTGTCATGTTGTGTTGGTTTCATCACCGTCTGGTTGAACGCGGCGAATGGGCTCTCACCCGCGACAACACCGGCCACCCGAGACTGATTCCACCAGACTGGTACGTCAACCGACTGTATCTCGGCAGGCGGCGCAAACCCGGACACAACTCGCCAGACGACGGCCGCGACCCACCTGGCCCCGGCCGAGATACCAGGCCGCGCACCTGA
- a CDS encoding CCA tRNA nucleotidyltransferase, translating to MVNMAEALERLKTLADSPVVQRVATAFADAGRELSLVGGPVRDAMLGVPVHDYDFTTDARPDEILEIVTPLSSAQWDIGREFGTIGARITTGEGQDAVSDTVEITTYRADAYDGETRKPIVAFGDVLDDDLKRRDFTVNAMALRVPDVKLVDPHGGVEDLLDATLRTPSSPEVSFGDDPLRMMRAARFASQLGFLVADEVQDAMQEMAPSIEIVSAERVQTELAKLLCTAAPSGGIRLLVDTGLAEIVLPEVPALRLETDEHHHHKDVYEHSLTVLDQAIGHETKRHPGGEPDLVLRLAALLHDIGKPATRRLEPGGAVSFYHHDVVGSKLAKKRLKALRFDSDTIKSVARLIELHLRFFGYSEGAWTDSAVRRYVRDAGDLLERLHMLTRADVTTRNKRKADRLAFAYDDLEARIDELQEQEQLEAVRPELDGNRIQAVLGIGPGPEIGQAYKWLLDLRLDEGILGEEEATRRLKEWWASSEA from the coding sequence ATGGTGAACATGGCCGAGGCCCTCGAACGACTCAAGACTCTCGCCGACTCACCCGTCGTGCAGCGCGTCGCGACGGCGTTCGCTGATGCTGGACGAGAGCTCTCACTTGTCGGCGGGCCGGTGCGCGATGCCATGCTTGGAGTTCCGGTGCACGACTACGACTTCACGACAGACGCGCGGCCAGACGAGATTCTCGAGATCGTCACACCTCTTTCGAGCGCCCAGTGGGACATCGGCAGGGAGTTTGGCACCATCGGCGCCCGCATCACTACGGGCGAGGGGCAGGATGCCGTTTCAGACACCGTCGAGATCACGACATATCGTGCCGATGCTTACGACGGCGAGACGCGCAAACCCATTGTCGCGTTTGGCGACGTGCTCGACGACGACCTCAAGCGACGTGACTTCACCGTCAACGCCATGGCCCTGCGTGTTCCCGACGTGAAGCTTGTCGACCCGCACGGCGGAGTCGAAGACCTGCTTGACGCCACGCTGCGCACGCCGTCGTCTCCCGAGGTGAGCTTCGGCGACGACCCCTTGCGCATGATGCGCGCTGCCCGTTTTGCGAGTCAGCTCGGCTTCCTCGTCGCCGATGAGGTGCAAGATGCTATGCAGGAAATGGCGCCGAGCATTGAGATCGTTTCCGCCGAACGCGTGCAGACTGAGCTGGCAAAACTGCTCTGCACCGCCGCGCCGAGTGGAGGCATCCGTCTGCTTGTTGATACCGGTCTTGCGGAAATCGTGCTTCCCGAGGTGCCGGCACTGCGGCTGGAAACCGACGAGCATCACCACCATAAGGATGTCTACGAGCATTCGCTGACGGTGCTCGACCAGGCGATCGGCCACGAGACGAAGAGGCACCCGGGCGGGGAGCCCGATCTCGTGCTGCGGCTCGCTGCTCTTCTGCACGACATCGGAAAGCCTGCGACGCGGCGGCTTGAGCCGGGTGGGGCTGTGAGCTTCTATCACCATGATGTTGTCGGTTCGAAGCTCGCAAAGAAGAGACTGAAGGCTCTGCGCTTTGACTCAGACACCATCAAGTCGGTCGCCCGACTCATTGAATTGCACTTGCGTTTCTTCGGGTACAGCGAGGGTGCCTGGACCGATTCGGCTGTGCGCCGCTACGTGCGCGACGCCGGAGACCTGCTCGAACGACTGCATATGCTGACTCGCGCCGATGTGACGACACGCAACAAGCGAAAGGCCGATCGTCTTGCGTTCGCCTACGACGACCTCGAGGCACGCATTGACGAACTCCAAGAGCAGGAGCAGCTTGAAGCCGTGCGGCCCGAGCTCGACGGCAACCGCATTCAGGCGGTGCTCGGTATTGGGCCAGGCCCCGAAATCGGGCAGGCGTACAAATGGCTGCTCGACCTTCGTCTTGACGAGGGGATCCTCGGTGAGGAGGAGGCGACGCGTCGCCTCAAAGAATGGTGGGCATCGAGCGAGGCGTAG
- the rplI gene encoding 50S ribosomal protein L9 yields MSKVILTHEVTGLGAPGDVIEVKNGYARNYLVPQGFATPWTRGGEKQVEQIKSARAARELETLEEAKSLKDAIEANEIKLTVKAGAEGRLFGSVKPGDIASAISEAGIGEVDKRKIEIPSAIKLTGKHEATLRLREDVSATIALRVVAAK; encoded by the coding sequence ATGTCGAAAGTAATTCTGACGCACGAGGTCACAGGCCTCGGTGCCCCCGGTGATGTCATTGAGGTCAAGAACGGCTACGCCCGCAACTACCTCGTTCCGCAGGGTTTCGCTACCCCGTGGACGCGTGGTGGTGAGAAGCAGGTCGAGCAGATCAAGTCGGCTCGTGCCGCTCGTGAACTCGAGACGCTTGAAGAGGCGAAGTCTCTTAAGGACGCCATCGAGGCAAACGAGATCAAGCTCACCGTCAAGGCAGGAGCCGAAGGCCGCCTGTTCGGTTCGGTTAAGCCCGGCGACATCGCCTCGGCTATCTCCGAGGCAGGCATTGGCGAGGTCGACAAGCGCAAGATCGAGATCCCCAGCGCCATCAAGCTGACGGGCAAGCACGAGGCCACGCTGCGCCTCCGCGAGGACGTCTCCGCGACGATTGCCCTGCGGGTGGTTGCTGCTAAGTAA
- a CDS encoding carbohydrate ABC transporter permease yields MTSRSGERLRMPVRTPPARASRRALTALGVYALLLVGAAVTLLPFAFSVMTAFTTPTQFAQEGAVSLPNPATLGNFGELLGGAFGFGRSLGVTLAMTAVLLVGQLCFSIMAAYAFARIEFPGRSILFWTYLSSLMVPAVVLVIPLYLMMVQLGLRNTFWGLVLPFMFGSPYAVFLLREYFRGIPRDLVDAARIDGAGHFRIMTGIVVPLSRPIIVTLALITVVTAWNSFLWPLVVTTGKTWGVITVATASLQSQYTSNWTLVMAATTLALVPLVIVFLIFQKHIVRSITITGFK; encoded by the coding sequence ATGACCTCTCGTAGCGGCGAAAGACTCCGGATGCCGGTGAGAACACCGCCTGCGCGGGCATCGCGCCGTGCGCTCACGGCCCTTGGCGTGTACGCACTTCTGCTTGTCGGCGCGGCCGTCACGCTTCTCCCCTTCGCATTCAGCGTGATGACCGCGTTCACTACGCCAACGCAGTTCGCACAAGAGGGCGCAGTGTCGTTGCCCAATCCGGCAACGCTCGGAAATTTCGGTGAACTCCTCGGCGGCGCATTCGGCTTCGGTCGTTCGCTCGGCGTCACTCTCGCCATGACGGCAGTGCTTCTCGTTGGGCAGCTCTGCTTCTCGATCATGGCCGCCTATGCATTTGCCCGTATCGAGTTTCCTGGCCGTAGCATCCTGTTCTGGACGTACCTGTCGTCGCTCATGGTTCCCGCGGTCGTGCTCGTCATTCCGCTGTACCTCATGATGGTTCAGCTGGGACTTCGCAATACTTTCTGGGGGCTTGTTCTGCCCTTCATGTTCGGCAGTCCATACGCAGTTTTCCTGTTGAGAGAGTATTTCCGAGGCATCCCTCGGGATCTCGTCGACGCTGCCCGCATCGACGGCGCCGGGCATTTTCGCATCATGACGGGTATCGTGGTTCCGTTGTCGCGACCAATTATCGTCACTTTGGCGCTCATCACCGTTGTCACTGCGTGGAACAGTTTTCTCTGGCCACTCGTGGTGACAACGGGGAAGACGTGGGGTGTGATCACGGTCGCGACTGCTAGCCTCCAATCTCAGTACACGAGCAATTGGACGCTGGTGATGGCCGCGACGACGTTAGCCCTCGTCCCGCTGGTGATCGTGTTCCTGATCTTTCAGAAGCACATCGTCAGGTCCATCACCATTACCGGTTTCAAATAG
- a CDS encoding SulP family inorganic anion transporter, producing the protein MTPSPSTLQALRRPRVLTTEVLAGIVTTLALIPEVISFSIIAGVDPKVSLIASVVLAVSMSFLGGRTAMVTAAAGAVALVVAPLVRDQGTEYLLPTVILAGLVQIVFGLSGLARLMRFIPRSVMIGFVNALGILIFAAQVPHLLHVPWLVYPLFALTIVIVIGLPRLTKVVPAPLVAIVVVTAIAMIANLGVPTVGDQGEVSGGLPGITPLLVPLNLETLQIIWPTALSVAFVGLMETLLTAKLVDDITDTKSHKGRESWALGVANMLAGLWGGIAGCAMIGQTVVNVKLGRARTRISTFVAGAFLLLLVTVLSDIMEQIPMVALAAVMMVVAVSTVNLHSIRPSTLRRMPLSETAVMVVTVGIVVATSNLAIGVGAGVILAIMLFARRVAHVVSVTRTVTGTSVTYTVVGPLFFGSSNDLVEQFSYAEDSGTVIVDLTAAQIWDASTVSALDSVQAKYDEHGVAVSFTGLDERSTRFRNRLSGTLR; encoded by the coding sequence GTGACACCTTCTCCCTCCACCCTTCAGGCATTGCGGCGCCCACGCGTGCTCACCACCGAAGTGCTGGCCGGCATCGTCACGACGCTCGCGCTCATTCCCGAAGTGATCTCGTTCTCGATCATCGCCGGCGTCGATCCGAAGGTGAGCCTGATCGCATCGGTCGTGCTCGCCGTCTCGATGTCGTTTCTCGGCGGCCGCACGGCCATGGTCACGGCGGCCGCCGGCGCCGTTGCCCTCGTTGTCGCGCCACTCGTCCGTGACCAGGGCACCGAGTATCTGCTGCCAACGGTCATTCTCGCCGGGCTCGTGCAGATCGTGTTTGGTCTCTCGGGGCTCGCGCGTCTGATGCGGTTCATTCCGCGCTCGGTGATGATCGGATTCGTGAACGCCCTCGGCATCCTCATCTTCGCCGCCCAGGTTCCGCACCTGCTGCACGTGCCCTGGCTCGTCTACCCGCTTTTCGCCCTGACGATCGTGATCGTCATTGGGCTTCCCCGGCTGACGAAGGTCGTTCCCGCACCGCTCGTCGCCATTGTGGTGGTCACCGCCATCGCCATGATCGCGAACCTCGGCGTTCCGACGGTTGGTGACCAGGGCGAGGTGTCTGGCGGTCTTCCTGGCATCACTCCGCTTCTTGTTCCGCTGAACCTCGAGACGCTGCAGATCATCTGGCCGACCGCGCTCAGTGTCGCGTTCGTCGGGCTCATGGAGACGTTGCTTACCGCGAAGCTCGTCGACGACATCACCGACACTAAGTCGCACAAGGGCCGTGAATCGTGGGCACTCGGCGTCGCCAACATGCTCGCGGGGCTCTGGGGCGGCATTGCTGGCTGCGCCATGATCGGGCAGACGGTGGTGAACGTCAAGCTGGGGCGTGCGCGGACCCGCATCTCGACATTCGTCGCAGGGGCGTTTCTTCTGCTGCTCGTCACGGTGCTGAGCGACATCATGGAGCAGATTCCTATGGTCGCGCTCGCCGCGGTGATGATGGTCGTCGCCGTATCGACGGTGAATCTGCACAGCATCCGACCCTCGACACTCAGGCGCATGCCGCTCTCAGAGACGGCGGTGATGGTGGTGACCGTCGGCATCGTCGTGGCGACGAGCAACCTCGCGATCGGTGTTGGCGCGGGAGTGATTCTCGCGATCATGCTCTTCGCACGCCGCGTGGCGCACGTCGTCAGCGTGACGCGCACCGTCACCGGGACATCCGTCACCTACACGGTGGTCGGCCCGCTCTTCTTCGGCAGCAGCAATGACCTTGTTGAGCAGTTCTCGTATGCAGAGGACTCCGGAACTGTGATCGTCGATCTGACGGCGGCGCAGATCTGGGATGCCTCAACAGTGTCTGCCCTGGATTCCGTGCAGGCGAAGTATGACGAGCATGGCGTCGCGGTCTCATTCACCGGACTCGACGAGAGGTCAACGCGGTTCCGCAACCGTCTCTCCGGCACTCTCCGGTGA
- the dnaB gene encoding replicative DNA helicase: MSIAHLEAGGGAGPDSERSYERTPPHDLLAEQSTLGGMMLSKDAVADVVELVRGVDFYVPKHEIIFDAMLSLYSHGEPTDVIAVTDELVKQGELQRAGGADYLHTLTSLVPTAANAGFYASIVSERAMLRRLVEAGTRIVQMGYSGEGEVLDLVNNAQAEIYSVSGDDTAEDYVPLNTAVDAAVEEIEAASGRDGTMTGIPTGFKELDDLTNGLHAGQMIIIAARPAMGKSTLALDFARAASIANDEPSIFFSLEMGKSEIAMRLLSAEGAIPLQNMRKGTLDSRDWTTMASTRGRINEAPLYIDDSPNMTLVEIRAKCRRLKQRVGLKLVVIDYLQLMTSGKRVESRQQEVSEFSRALKLLAKELQVPVIALSQLNRGPEQRQDKMPAISDLRESGSIEQDADMVVLLHRESVYEKDSRPGEADLIVAKHRNGPTATITVAFQGHYSRFADMAPA; encoded by the coding sequence GTGTCGATCGCGCATCTTGAGGCTGGTGGCGGAGCTGGTCCTGATTCGGAGCGTTCGTATGAGCGCACTCCGCCGCACGACCTCCTCGCCGAGCAATCGACGCTCGGCGGAATGATGCTCTCGAAAGATGCTGTCGCCGATGTCGTCGAACTGGTCCGTGGTGTCGACTTCTACGTTCCGAAGCACGAGATCATCTTCGACGCGATGTTGTCTCTGTATTCGCACGGTGAGCCCACCGACGTCATCGCTGTCACGGATGAGCTCGTCAAGCAGGGTGAGCTGCAGCGTGCCGGCGGCGCCGACTATCTTCACACTCTGACCTCGCTCGTCCCGACCGCGGCCAACGCCGGGTTCTACGCATCCATCGTCTCCGAGCGGGCCATGTTGCGCCGGCTTGTCGAGGCAGGTACTCGCATCGTGCAGATGGGTTACTCGGGCGAGGGCGAGGTTCTCGACCTTGTGAACAACGCGCAGGCAGAGATCTATTCGGTCTCTGGCGACGACACTGCAGAAGATTATGTGCCGCTGAATACGGCAGTCGACGCTGCTGTCGAAGAGATCGAAGCTGCAAGCGGCCGCGATGGCACGATGACCGGTATTCCTACCGGCTTCAAAGAGCTCGACGATCTCACCAATGGGCTGCACGCGGGGCAGATGATCATTATTGCTGCTCGCCCCGCAATGGGTAAGTCAACACTGGCGCTCGACTTCGCTCGTGCGGCATCTATTGCCAATGACGAGCCGTCAATCTTCTTCTCTCTCGAGATGGGCAAGAGTGAGATCGCCATGCGTCTGCTCAGTGCCGAAGGGGCGATCCCCCTGCAGAACATGCGCAAGGGAACGCTCGACTCGCGCGACTGGACGACAATGGCGTCGACTCGTGGTCGCATCAATGAGGCGCCGTTGTATATCGACGACAGCCCCAACATGACGCTGGTTGAGATCAGGGCGAAGTGTCGTCGTCTCAAGCAGCGTGTGGGGCTCAAGCTTGTGGTTATCGACTACCTGCAGCTCATGACGAGCGGAAAGCGTGTCGAGAGCCGTCAGCAGGAGGTTTCGGAGTTTTCGCGTGCGCTGAAGCTGCTGGCGAAGGAGCTTCAGGTTCCGGTGATTGCGCTGTCGCAGCTGAACCGTGGTCCTGAGCAGAGGCAAGACAAAATGCCGGCGATCAGTGACCTGCGTGAATCGGGCTCGATTGAGCAGGATGCCGACATGGTCGTGCTTCTTCACCGCGAGTCTGTGTACGAGAAAGACTCACGCCCTGGCGAGGCGGACCTGATCGTTGCAAAGCACCGTAACGGCCCGACGGCGACGATCACCGTGGCCTTCCAGGGGCACTATTCGCGCTTTGCCGATATGGCCCCTGCCTAA
- the rpsF gene encoding 30S ribosomal protein S6: MTHQYELMVILDPEIDERTVAPSLDKFLNVIRNGGGTVDNIDIWGRRRLAYEINKKSEGIYAVVDFTATSESTQELDRQLKLSEAVMRTKVLRAEEAIAQVAFEAQRAEAKAARKASKGA, from the coding sequence GTGACGCATCAGTACGAACTCATGGTCATCCTCGACCCGGAGATTGACGAGCGCACAGTTGCACCGAGCCTCGACAAGTTCCTCAACGTCATCCGCAATGGCGGTGGCACTGTCGACAACATTGACATCTGGGGTCGCCGCCGTCTGGCTTACGAGATCAACAAGAAGTCCGAGGGCATCTACGCCGTCGTCGACTTCACAGCGACGAGCGAGTCTACTCAGGAGCTCGACCGCCAGCTGAAGCTCTCCGAGGCTGTCATGCGCACGAAGGTGCTCCGCGCAGAAGAAGCGATCGCTCAGGTCGCCTTCGAAGCGCAGCGCGCCGAGGCCAAGGCCGCGCGCAAGGCAAGCAAGGGCGCCTAG
- a CDS encoding carbohydrate ABC transporter permease — MVGIERGVARGHPENTVLVAKVDTIEYMPGVSDTAKPAVSQTPRVPRRRSRRGSEVSSAYLLLAPSLFGLVAFLLFPILVVLWLSFHQWDLLSAPVWVGTDNYENVLGDAAFLNSLFVTAIFVVIVIPVQTALGLFAASLLTRGLPGSAVFRVIYVLPWISAPLALGIVWKWILAPTNGLLNSLIGSRIEWLTSPALALPSVAAVVIWTNVGYITLFFVAGLLSIPRHIVDAARIDGAGTSAIFWRIKLPLLRPTMFFVLVTSVISVFQLFDQIYALTKGGPHAVTDAGTLGYTDVVAMRLYTEAFSTFELGQAGVIAVVLLVLLVIITVAQQLYFRGRTTYDLS, encoded by the coding sequence ATGGTGGGCATCGAGCGAGGCGTAGCCCGCGGGCATCCGGAGAATACTGTTCTCGTCGCCAAGGTCGATACGATCGAATATATGCCTGGCGTGAGCGATACCGCGAAGCCCGCGGTGTCACAGACGCCTCGGGTGCCTCGCCGTCGTAGTCGACGAGGCAGTGAGGTTTCCTCCGCATATCTGCTTCTTGCGCCGAGCCTGTTCGGCCTTGTTGCGTTTCTGCTCTTCCCGATTCTCGTCGTGCTGTGGCTCAGCTTCCACCAGTGGGATCTGCTGAGTGCTCCGGTGTGGGTGGGAACTGACAATTACGAGAACGTGCTCGGGGACGCCGCGTTTCTCAATTCGCTCTTCGTCACCGCAATCTTCGTTGTCATCGTGATTCCTGTTCAAACTGCCCTCGGATTGTTCGCCGCTTCGCTTCTCACGCGGGGTCTTCCGGGGAGCGCTGTATTTCGAGTGATCTATGTTCTGCCATGGATCAGTGCGCCGCTTGCTCTCGGCATCGTCTGGAAATGGATCCTCGCGCCGACGAACGGTCTACTGAACTCACTCATTGGCTCGCGAATCGAATGGCTGACGAGCCCGGCGCTTGCACTGCCGAGCGTCGCCGCTGTCGTCATCTGGACGAACGTCGGCTACATCACCCTGTTCTTCGTCGCCGGTCTGCTTAGTATTCCTCGGCACATTGTCGATGCCGCGCGTATCGACGGCGCCGGAACCTCAGCCATCTTCTGGCGCATCAAGCTGCCGTTGCTGCGACCCACCATGTTCTTTGTGCTCGTCACGAGTGTCATCAGCGTCTTTCAGCTCTTCGATCAGATTTACGCGCTCACCAAGGGTGGTCCGCACGCCGTGACCGACGCGGGGACTCTGGGCTATACCGACGTCGTCGCCATGCGTTTGTATACGGAGGCGTTCTCAACATTCGAGTTGGGTCAGGCGGGCGTCATTGCCGTCGTGCTGCTCGTGCTGCTCGTCATCATCACCGTGGCTCAGCAGCTGTACTTTCGCGGGAGGACTACCTATGACCTCTCGTAG
- a CDS encoding single-stranded DNA-binding protein, whose protein sequence is MAGETVITVVGNLTADPELRYTQSGLAVANFTIASTPRTFDRQSNEWKDGEALFLRASVWREFAEHVAGTLTKGSRVIAQGRLKQRSFETREGEKRTVIELDVDEIGPSLRYATAQVTRAQSSGGGQGRVQSAPGQNDEPWAPAAQSQPQSGGGDGWATPGSYGDETPF, encoded by the coding sequence ATGGCTGGCGAAACCGTCATCACCGTGGTGGGCAACCTCACCGCCGATCCTGAGCTGCGCTACACGCAGTCAGGGCTTGCGGTTGCCAACTTCACCATCGCAAGCACTCCCCGCACGTTCGATCGTCAGTCGAACGAGTGGAAAGACGGTGAAGCACTCTTCCTGCGTGCAAGCGTTTGGCGTGAATTCGCTGAGCACGTCGCAGGCACTCTCACCAAGGGCAGCCGCGTCATCGCTCAGGGTCGTCTCAAGCAGCGTTCGTTCGAGACCCGCGAGGGCGAGAAGCGCACAGTGATCGAGCTTGATGTCGACGAGATCGGCCCGAGCCTTCGCTATGCAACGGCGCAGGTTACCCGTGCGCAGTCGTCTGGCGGCGGACAAGGACGTGTTCAGTCCGCGCCCGGCCAGAACGACGAGCCGTGGGCACCCGCAGCACAGTCGCAGCCCCAGTCGGGTGGCGGCGATGGGTGGGCAACACCCGGAAGCTACGGCGACGAAACCCCGTTCTAA
- a CDS encoding ABC transporter substrate-binding protein, giving the protein MAKRILTIAAAVAASSLMLSGCAASDTTEADTTTVNFRLWDETVAKAYEASFDEFEEQNPNIKVNINVVPWADYWSKLRTDVAGGTMDDVYWINNSYYGAYVDSGNLLDVGAVMGSAAAEAWEPSVVDQFTRNGTLWGVPQLYDAGIAVYYNADLLEKAGVTPEQLDDLSWNPEKPDKEKESSEAAADTYLEVARKLTLDSSGKAGDAKGFDGDSLEQYGTNIAYDLQAILLPFIGSNGGAFQDGDEFAFADEKSAKAVNYLVEAINKYHVAPSAADTNDDADFSLNAFNQGKMAMFQSGLYNLKNVADNADFDWGVAKIPSGPEGRVSVTNGIVAAGNAASEKTDAIKKVLGWLGSEKGNAYLGADGAAVPGVVAAQDTYFDYWSKKDVDVSPFFDVVSDGKTIPAPTGPNYSKGYEKFDPIFKEIFAGTVKPLDGLEQAQAAANGAIGSKN; this is encoded by the coding sequence ATGGCGAAGCGAATCCTTACGATTGCAGCGGCGGTGGCAGCATCCTCCCTTATGCTGTCTGGCTGCGCTGCGTCAGACACGACCGAGGCAGACACCACAACAGTTAATTTTCGGCTGTGGGACGAAACGGTCGCCAAGGCCTACGAGGCCTCGTTCGACGAGTTCGAAGAGCAGAACCCGAACATCAAGGTGAACATCAACGTCGTTCCCTGGGCTGACTACTGGTCGAAGCTCCGCACCGATGTCGCCGGCGGCACCATGGACGACGTCTACTGGATCAACAACTCCTACTACGGTGCCTATGTCGACTCGGGCAACCTCCTGGACGTCGGTGCTGTCATGGGCTCTGCCGCCGCCGAAGCGTGGGAGCCAAGCGTTGTCGATCAGTTCACGCGCAACGGTACGCTCTGGGGCGTGCCTCAGCTGTACGACGCAGGCATCGCTGTCTACTACAACGCCGACCTGCTCGAGAAGGCCGGGGTGACGCCAGAGCAACTGGATGACCTTTCCTGGAACCCCGAAAAGCCCGACAAAGAGAAGGAGTCGAGCGAGGCAGCTGCAGACACCTATCTGGAGGTCGCTCGCAAGCTCACGCTCGACTCGAGCGGCAAAGCCGGTGACGCCAAGGGCTTCGACGGCGATTCGCTCGAGCAGTACGGCACAAACATCGCCTACGATCTGCAGGCGATTCTGCTGCCCTTCATCGGCTCCAACGGCGGTGCGTTCCAAGACGGTGACGAGTTTGCGTTCGCAGATGAGAAGTCTGCGAAGGCCGTCAACTACCTCGTGGAGGCGATCAACAAGTATCACGTGGCGCCCTCGGCCGCCGACACGAACGATGACGCCGACTTCAGCCTCAATGCGTTTAACCAGGGCAAGATGGCCATGTTCCAATCGGGGCTTTACAACCTCAAAAACGTCGCCGACAATGCCGACTTCGATTGGGGCGTTGCCAAGATCCCGTCTGGTCCTGAGGGGCGCGTTTCTGTGACAAACGGCATCGTGGCCGCGGGCAATGCGGCAAGCGAGAAGACGGATGCCATCAAGAAGGTGCTCGGGTGGCTCGGAAGTGAGAAGGGCAACGCCTATCTTGGGGCAGACGGCGCGGCCGTGCCCGGCGTGGTCGCAGCTCAAGACACCTACTTCGACTACTGGAGCAAGAAAGACGTCGATGTGTCGCCGTTCTTCGACGTCGTCTCCGATGGCAAAACGATCCCCGCGCCGACGGGGCCGAACTACAGCAAGGGCTACGAGAAGTTCGACCCCATCTTTAAGGAGATTTTCGCGGGGACGGTGAAACCGCTTGACGGGTTGGAACAAGCCCAGGCCGCGGCGAATGGGGCAATCGGTTCAAAGAACTGA